A window of Populus trichocarpa isolate Nisqually-1 chromosome 17, P.trichocarpa_v4.1, whole genome shotgun sequence genomic DNA:
aagagatcaaaataaaaaagaaaatgaaatttacttGAGAGATTAACTTGCTTCTCACTTCAATagatataaatacattaaaaaaaaactctaaaacttACTGAAAAAATACTATAGACatccacaatattttctttattttcccctTCTCTCGACACAAAATTGAAACCTTGaaatgaagggttttttttatcttttcacatagataaaatatcttttaagaaatcattgggggcacaaatatttttttttaacaatgaaattattaaaataaccttttaggcagaaaaaaaattgaagtttttcgtACATGAGCTTTGTAGTGATTTCCTTTTTAAATGAACAGCAAAAGTATCTAAATACCCAGGATCAAATGCTCTTAAAACTTCCTTGGAGgggtatttttattgttgcctcttgttttttttttttgttattttcaagtgGGATCAGGGGTATTTatgtcttttaaaaatttaaagcaaaaatttGCTAGCACGTAACGAGCATGCGAGAGCGAGTGGACGCCGCTCACACCCTTTGGGAGGCATGCACGGTTTTTTGTTAATATCtctcatttataatttatgtttttttattaagccaaaagtcaaaagaaagtaaataacaaaattcgtatatCATGTTTTGACTTATATCACAAAGTTTTCCCGAATTCTGATTCATCTGAAATTTTAcccaaacatagaaaaatacctcTGAAATCTTCTGATAAAATCTATGCTCGATCCAATAGTTTGATTtagagttatgctcaatagtatataattaaatggtaaaatattttgcgtcaaaatccaaatctgaccttacttgaaTATGAGGGACGAGTGAAGAAAATTATTTCGGGGTTgtcaaagacataaaaaaaagaggaaaaaaataaaagctagaaTACAATTGCAATTATAATGAAATTGCAATTTATAATGTAATGTAAAAGCTTCTTTTCGAAAGTGCTACAGATAAAATCTCTTTGGGTgttagaaatggaaaaaaataaaaaaatctcaacaatattaaataaaaaatcatatttaccATGTGAAAGACAAAGAACGAGGAAGAAATGTATGATTTTAGGCTATGTGACTTTTCCTGAAAGGTGCAAGAGatagaaaaagatttttaaaaatcttcaaaatatcatttcaacAATGAAGGAAGATAAGAGCAAAGAGAAGGAAGATATGGCGGCAAATAAGCCACGAAtaaagccaagaaaaaaaaggagaaattatataaaaagggCTAAGAactgcaaaaaaattaaaaatttcaaatttcaattttaagttCCTACTTCTTTATAATtactttctaatttttaaatcattatttttacccaatttttcatatatatatatatatatatatataaaaagagagcaTATGAAGTTGATTAATGTATTTAAGTCatgtatatgttttaaaataattcatgtgCAGAGACTTAATACGTGTACACATTTTTTGGGCTTTGTTTTTCGGCATAAGCCTGCTAAACTAATCAAATCCATGTGGCCAcgctgtttttattttttattctatcctctaatattttttcaattttattatttaatactatgtttttattacaaaaatttacttgtttttttctttcaatttcatccttaaacatttaattaatttttaattggttttcacgatttgttttagtttgctttttatagagttattgcGGTTTTAAAGAAATGTCTCGATATTTAGTTGATGTCTGATTTTATAAGCGTAtacttttttattgtaaaaaataattttaaaaaataaagttattaaagcGAAAGGAATTCATGATCCGGGGTGTAAGTTTGACAGGTTATGCCACAAAACttaaatcaatccaatatataatctttaatatatataaaaaaaacagatgtaGTCTTAATGTTTGCTTTTTAGATCAAGCTATTATTTTTACCggtcatttaaattatttttagacctATAAGTTGATTGAGTCATATTGGATTAATttctataaagtttaattttaaatctatattaGATAAGAATTTAAGTCaaggaaatttaaaattaattaactaagttatatttaataacaaatataatatagTTCCATgtaatctatatatttttactttttttttttatttaatctagaGTGTAGcgcataaaaataaactaatattaTATACGTATATTGGATTGTTGGATACAATCTCACGAAGACTTGACAATATTGATAAGTAGGTACATTTCCAACATTGTCATGTAggttcaaatcataaaaaaggttttaagaaaatattatatatatatatatatatatatatatatatatatatatatatatatatataaatttactaaTGTGGGTTTCGATGACGGCGCCTGAGGCTTCAACCGGAGAGAGACTCGGTGTCCATGGAGCTAACCGGAAAATGAccttattaaaaaagaaaaaaataaaaataaaaatgttattggGCCTAACTCAAAGTTACAAATCAATCTGGGCTATGCTTCTTCAATCTTTTTCAACGAAGTCCTTTCgacaatcaaacaaaaaaaaaattgtttatgcactgtttgtttttgttataggaatgtggttttttaaaaaattattttaaaaaatatttttaaattattttaatgtattgaaataaaaaattatatttttttattataaatcttcttgattttaaatgtgtaaaaaaaaaaactcaaactccCCAAAAACTTGCTTAACTTTGAAATACatcctaaataaaaaacttaatggatttaaaaaattccaaaattcgtaattttttaaataccaaatatgaGAGAGAGATTGATTTATAGGCATAACTGTTGCTAAATAATTCTTTCCACCACCTCCATGATATATAATCCACTAAAATCACACACCATCTAACggtcaaaaacccaaaacaaaattcaaacgAATCAATCCAACCCCTACAAAACCACAACCCCACAAAAAAACTAGCCGTTACGAAGAGCGTCCAAAACCCTCTACGTTCCTTTTTCTCTTCACAGTCACACACCATCTATGCCCTCATTcatcgctctctctctctctctcagtgaTCAAAGAAACAAACCCCCATCTCCCTCCCTCTCAATCGAAACACTTACAAGCAAAAAGCCCTTTAttgattttggtattttgaagtGATTCTTGATGGATTTGAATACCAAGAATCCAAAATCAGCCACTCCGGTGAAAGACCCGCATGGGTTTCAATCAAAATTATCTGAGAATTCAAATCCAAATCTTTCCCATTCTAGTCCTTGTTCAAAACCCACAAATTCTCCTCTTACCAAATCTGCCAAATCCCAAAAATCTGCCTCGAGGAATCCGACTTTGAATCTAAATCCTGTCATTTATTCACCCAGAAACAAGATTAGGGAAAGAAGGTTTGTAGTGgcgaaaaagaaatcaaagaaagggGCTTTGAATTCAAATACAACTCCTGTGGATTGCAAGTGCaaggagagatatggggacaatgtaAACAAGTGCTTGTGTGTGGCCTATGAGACATTAAGGGCTTCGCAGGAGGAGTTTTTCAAGAACAAGAACGATGTTGAAGAGAAAGGTGAAACAGATAAGGAAAAGGCCTTTGATTATAAAGCTATGACAGAATTTGAAGAGGAGGAGATAGAAAATCATTTTGCGGCTCAAAATCTTGAGATTGAAGATAGAGACGGATCAGATACTCAATATTCCTGCGAAAGCGAGAAATCGGGACAAATGGGTAGTTCCACAATCAAGAGAAGGAGAGATAAGTTACTTGAAGATGCAAGAAACAGTGCACCTGACTCTGGGAAAGTGAAGCATTTGGTTGATGCCTTTGAGAAGCTTTTTACCCTACCAAATCCAAAGGAATCAGATAAGACTGAAGAGGAGGAGATAAAGGAGAATAGAAAGAAGGCAATGCAATGGGCATTGCCTGGATTGCAGCATCCTAAAGTGGTGCCCGAGACTGAatactcttcttcttcattttcattgCCTAGGTTTCAGCCTGCTGGGGTATCCGAGACAAAcgtctcttcttcttcattctgTCCATCTGATTTCTGTTTAACTTCTGAGAATCTGGGGCTGGATTCAAGGATTTCTCTTTCCTCTTCATGGGATGGCAGTCAGGGCAGGTTAGTAACAATTGCTGAATTGATTTCATTGAACCCCAcatttgaaaacatattttagtttttaagttaGGTTCTAATTAGGTattaattttctgttttttcgaAATGCCAGTAATTCTAGCAGGTCATCTAATGGAGGCAGGAGAAGCCGAAGaaatgtgagtttttttttttacttgcctCGTAATTTCCTATTTGATCTCACGTGTATTATATTTAAGCTGATGATTTTGGTGATcttgtttgaatttttagagTGCTGAGTCAAGTGGAACAATGGGGGTGAGGcgattgaagaagaagaagcaacttAAAGTCACAAGCCAAAAGCCATTTAAGCTCAGGACAGAGGTGCgtagctttctttctttcttttttcatcatgAGAGCTGAACATGGAGTGTTCACATTGCTTTGTAATGAATCGCATGGTAAGTTTTGTGATTGGTTCCCATTGTAGCAAAGGGGAAGACAGAAGGAAGAGGAATTCACAAAGAAGATTCAAGAAATAATGATGGAGGAGGAGAGGCTGCGGATTCCTGTTGCACAAGGCCTGCCTTGGACAACAGACGAACCAGAGGTTAGTCCTTTCTCTGATTGAGTAGGCAAGGCAATTGATACTCCAAGATGCCTTATAAAACTTGAAGACCAGTTCCATGTGCTGCATGGTTAATAGCATGTTTTTAACcattttgatttgaaaggatAAACAGTTTACAGAACTGAGATTAGTTGACCTGTTTCTGTCATGAGGAATATGCAATCAAGGATTTAGGAAAATATTTGTGTTCATGAGTTCAATTTCATTGATATGTTCTGTCTAATTTTACATGTCATGGAGTTCAGTTTTCAATCATACGTTTTGATCATGAATTACTTACATTGGCGTTGTCTGCAGTGCCTAATCAAACCTCCAGTGAAAGAAAACACCAAGCCCGTTGACCTGAAGCTCCATAGTGATATTCGGGCCGTGGAGCGTGCTGACTTTGATCATCAGGTAATTTTCTTACTATAGTGATTAGCATATGGGGTTTTAGTGCTGATCTTGATAGGTGCACTGCTCGGTTTATGATTAAACTACCAGAAAATGGGTCTATTAAAGCCTGTACAATTAACTTTCGATACTCTGGTCGAAGAGAACATCTAATAGAAGCATGGCTTACAGTGAAATGCCTCTCATAGAGTGAGGTTGATACCCCCCTCATGGTTGATAAGTGGTGTTTGTGCTTTCATGTGCGGGCAATCATGTATTTACtcatttgttgtttcttgtttgtTCTAGCTAGCTGAAACTATATCACAGCACCAAGACTTGAAACCTGGAAGTAactttatcatttctttttattacaatGCTGTCAGGTATCTGAGAAGATGAGCCTGATTGAGCAATACAAGATGGAAAGAGAGAGGCAACGAAAGGTAAGTATAGAAATAAAAGGCATGATTTTAAGGTGATGCTGTTGTTTCATTCTGATTAAAATCTTCAAATTCGCTGTTGGCTCTTGTAGTTGGCAGAAGAGGAAGAGATACGCAGATTGAGAAAGGAACTCGTTCCAAAAGCACAGCCCATGCCCTATTTCGACCGGCCATTCATTCCCAGAAGGTAAGGGTTACCTGGTTTATTTATTCGCACGTGTGT
This region includes:
- the LOC7467887 gene encoding microtubule-destabilizing protein 60 isoform X1, yielding MDLNTKNPKSATPVKDPHGFQSKLSENSNPNLSHSSPCSKPTNSPLTKSAKSQKSASRNPTLNLNPVIYSPRNKIRERRFVVAKKKSKKGALNSNTTPVDCKCKERYGDNVNKCLCVAYETLRASQEEFFKNKNDVEEKGETDKEKAFDYKAMTEFEEEEIENHFAAQNLEIEDRDGSDTQYSCESEKSGQMGSSTIKRRRDKLLEDARNSAPDSGKVKHLVDAFEKLFTLPNPKESDKTEEEEIKENRKKAMQWALPGLQHPKVVPETEYSSSSFSLPRFQPAGVSETNVSSSSFCPSDFCLTSENLGLDSRISLSSSWDGSQGSNSSRSSNGGRRSRRNSAESSGTMGVRRLKKKKQLKVTSQKPFKLRTEQRGRQKEEEFTKKIQEIMMEEERLRIPVAQGLPWTTDEPECLIKPPVKENTKPVDLKLHSDIRAVERADFDHQVSEKMSLIEQYKMERERQRKLAEEEEIRRLRKELVPKAQPMPYFDRPFIPRRSMKHPTVPKHSYFTSKCIWHFWSWIISFLRLICISQPF
- the LOC7467887 gene encoding microtubule-destabilizing protein 60 isoform X2, with translation MDLNTKNPKSATPVKDPHGFQSKLSENSNPNLSHSSPCSKPTNSPLTKSAKSQKSASRNPTLNLNPVIYSPRNKIRERRFVVAKKKSKKGALNSNTTPVDCKCKERYGDNVNKCLCVAYETLRASQEEFFKNKNDVEEKGETDKEKAFDYKAMTEFEEEEIENHFAAQNLEIEDRDGSDTQYSCESEKSGQMGSSTIKRRRDKLLEDARNSAPDSGKVKHLVDAFEKLFTLPNPKESDKTEEEEIKENRKKAMQWALPGLQHPKVVPETEYSSSSFSLPRFQPAGVSETNVSSSSFCPSDFCLTSENLGLDSRISLSSSWDGSQGSNSSRSSNGGRRSRRNSAESSGTMGVRRLKKKKQLKVTSQKPFKLRTEQRGRQKEEEFTKKIQEIMMEEERLRIPVAQGLPWTTDEPECLIKPPVKENTKPVDLKLHSDIRAVERADFDHQVSEKMSLIEQYKMERERQRKLAEEEEIRRLRKELVPKAQPMPYFDRPFIPRRSMKHPTVPREPRFHMPQHKKIKCCLSWSDVSSYTCDQ